Proteins co-encoded in one Streptomyces sp. JH34 genomic window:
- a CDS encoding rhodanese-like domain-containing protein: MSDASQEQQDPVGIDELLEQVRAGYERVGPEEAATAATEGALLVDIRYAALREKDGLIPGALVVERNELEWRLDPRGSHRAPEATSHDLRVVVICNEGYASSLAVASLRALGLRRATDLTGGFQAWRAAGLPVAL; the protein is encoded by the coding sequence GTGAGCGACGCAAGCCAGGAACAACAGGACCCGGTGGGCATCGACGAACTGCTCGAACAGGTGCGGGCGGGCTATGAGCGGGTAGGCCCCGAGGAGGCCGCAACCGCCGCTACCGAGGGCGCGCTACTGGTCGACATCCGCTACGCGGCGCTGCGCGAGAAGGACGGGCTGATCCCCGGCGCTCTGGTCGTCGAGCGCAACGAGCTGGAGTGGCGGCTCGATCCGCGGGGCAGCCACCGTGCCCCCGAGGCGACCAGCCACGACCTGCGGGTCGTGGTGATCTGCAACGAGGGTTACGCGTCGAGTCTTGCGGTCGCCTCGCTGCGGGCACTGGGGCTGCGCCGGGCCACGGACCTGACCGGCGGCTTCCAGGCGTGGCGCGCGGCAGGGCTCCCGGTCGCCCTCTGA
- a CDS encoding FAD-dependent monooxygenase — protein MDPVIVVGAGPVGLALSLALAAQGVPSVLLDEGPGKDEPRPARTVVLREDTADLVERLGCPALHAEGLRWSGWRSVRRKQLVRAVPLGDDEGTVPLPSPVHLPQHALTGGLRAAVAAHDLVEMVPFSRIDTLEQDAHGVTVHTREPGSTWWRGSYVVGCDGARSTVRKLLDIRFPGRTAVERHAVAALRAELPWPGEAVLHRSPPWRSGGTEVTARPLPGGVWRLDWLLPPRGELVTPDALITRIRDTLEGWCGETPAYELLDTGVYTLHHRLARRWRSKRAFLAGDAAHLLGALGTQGLDEGLRDAENLAWKLAQAWHQDASELLLDSYQAERRAAVASRLRAADQSLPILRGGAGLRTLVPGASRGHDTLLADGHLGCGPLGAPPSYTHSPLSPRHADGHTPVGTAPGAPVADVRVTAPDGKAVRLRDRLGLGNLLVILVAPGTGVWDRRHWLTAGVMPRLVDAVGALPVKAELLVTENYPGATAHTVLLVRPDGHLVAAFNGVRPAELFAAADAARGGGAETAQDDRTRTTTSSDRTADVN, from the coding sequence GTGGACCCGGTGATCGTCGTCGGTGCCGGGCCGGTCGGGCTGGCGTTGTCGCTCGCCCTGGCGGCCCAGGGTGTCCCGTCCGTGCTGCTCGACGAAGGGCCCGGCAAGGACGAACCGCGTCCGGCACGCACCGTCGTGCTGCGCGAGGACACGGCCGACCTGGTGGAACGGCTCGGCTGCCCGGCGCTCCACGCCGAAGGACTGCGGTGGTCGGGCTGGCGCTCGGTACGGCGGAAGCAGCTGGTACGGGCCGTGCCCCTGGGCGACGACGAAGGTACCGTCCCACTGCCGTCGCCCGTGCACCTGCCCCAGCACGCGCTCACCGGTGGGCTACGGGCGGCCGTCGCGGCGCACGATCTGGTCGAGATGGTGCCGTTCAGCCGGATCGACACGCTGGAGCAGGACGCACACGGCGTCACGGTCCACACCCGTGAGCCCGGATCGACCTGGTGGCGCGGGAGTTACGTGGTCGGCTGCGACGGAGCGAGGTCCACGGTGCGCAAGCTCCTGGACATCAGGTTCCCCGGCCGTACGGCGGTCGAACGGCACGCGGTGGCCGCGCTCCGCGCCGAACTGCCCTGGCCGGGCGAAGCCGTACTGCACCGCTCGCCACCCTGGCGCTCCGGTGGTACGGAGGTCACCGCCCGCCCGCTGCCCGGCGGGGTCTGGCGGCTCGACTGGCTCCTACCGCCACGCGGTGAACTCGTCACCCCCGACGCCCTCATCACCAGGATCCGCGACACCCTGGAGGGCTGGTGCGGCGAGACGCCGGCCTACGAACTGCTGGACACGGGCGTGTACACGCTCCATCACCGGCTGGCCAGGCGATGGCGGTCGAAGCGTGCCTTTCTCGCCGGGGACGCCGCGCACCTGCTGGGCGCGCTCGGAACCCAGGGCCTCGACGAGGGGCTTCGGGACGCCGAGAACCTGGCCTGGAAGCTGGCGCAGGCCTGGCACCAGGACGCCTCCGAACTCCTCCTCGACAGCTACCAGGCCGAGCGCAGGGCCGCCGTCGCCTCCCGGCTGCGCGCCGCCGACCAGTCCCTGCCGATACTGCGGGGCGGTGCGGGCCTCCGGACGCTCGTACCCGGCGCCTCGCGGGGACACGACACGCTGTTGGCGGATGGTCATCTGGGATGCGGGCCGCTGGGCGCGCCCCCCTCGTACACGCACTCCCCCCTTTCGCCTCGACACGCTGATGGACACACGCCGGTGGGGACCGCCCCGGGTGCACCGGTCGCCGATGTGCGGGTGACCGCGCCCGACGGGAAAGCCGTGCGGCTGCGTGACCGGCTGGGACTGGGAAATCTGCTGGTGATCCTGGTCGCACCGGGCACCGGGGTGTGGGACCGGCGGCACTGGCTGACCGCCGGGGTCATGCCCCGGCTGGTCGACGCGGTGGGTGCCCTCCCGGTGAAGGCCGAACTGCTGGTGACGGAGAACTACCCGGGTGCGACGGCCCACACGGTGCTGCTGGTCAGGCCGGACGGGCATCTCGTCGCGGCCTTCAACGGGGTACGGCCGGCCGAGTTGTTCGCGGCTGCCGACGCCGCGCGCGGGGGTGGCGCGGAAACGGCGCAGGACGACCGGACGCGCACCACTACGAGCTCCGACCGGACTGCGGACGTCAATTGA
- the recX gene encoding recombination regulator RecX — translation MTRRTEWPGTDAGAAPGPEYAAEPSGDSPEPGPGAGFGEGAGRGSRSRSRSSGSPSSSRAEKGEPRDPVEQARNICLRLLTGTPRTRKQLADALRKKEIPDEAAEEVLSRFEDVGLIDDAAFADAWVESRHHGRGLARRALVRELRTKGVDPTVIDEAVGQLDPEQEEETARELVARKLRSTRGLDRDKRLRRLAGMLARKGYGEGMALRVVRQAIEAEGEDTEGLDEPF, via the coding sequence GTGACGCGTCGCACGGAGTGGCCGGGCACCGACGCCGGTGCGGCACCCGGCCCCGAGTACGCCGCAGAACCGTCCGGGGATTCCCCGGAGCCCGGCCCGGGGGCCGGGTTCGGCGAGGGGGCGGGTCGTGGTTCCCGCTCCCGCTCTAGAAGCAGCGGTTCCCCTTCCTCGTCGAGGGCCGAGAAGGGGGAACCGCGGGACCCGGTCGAGCAGGCGCGCAACATCTGTCTCAGGCTGCTGACCGGGACCCCGCGGACCCGTAAGCAGCTGGCCGATGCCTTGCGTAAGAAGGAGATTCCTGACGAGGCCGCCGAGGAAGTGCTCTCGCGGTTCGAGGACGTGGGACTGATCGACGACGCGGCGTTCGCGGACGCCTGGGTCGAGTCCCGGCATCACGGCAGGGGGCTGGCCCGCCGCGCCCTCGTGCGGGAACTCCGCACCAAAGGGGTCGACCCCACGGTGATCGACGAGGCGGTCGGGCAGCTCGACCCCGAGCAGGAGGAGGAGACCGCCCGGGAGCTCGTGGCGCGGAAGCTCCGCTCCACCCGTGGGCTGGACCGGGACAAGCGGTTGAGGCGGCTCGCGGGCATGCTCGCGCGTAAGGGGTACGGCGAGGGGATGGCACTGCGCGTGGTGCGTCAGGCGATCGAGGCGGAGGGGGAGGACACGGAAGGGCTGGACGAGCCCTTCTGA
- the recA gene encoding recombinase RecA, with protein MAGTDREKALDAALAQIERQFGKGAVMRLGERPNEPIEVIPTGSTALDVALGVGGLPRGRVVEVYGPESSGKTTLTLHAVANAQRLGGSVAFIDAEHALDPEYAKKLGVDIDSLILSQPDNGEQALEIVDMLVRSGALDLIVIDSVAALVPRAEIEGEMGDSHVGLQARLMSQALRKITSALNQSKTTAIFINQLREKIGVMFGSPETTTGGRALKFYASVRLDIRRIETLKDGTDAVGNRTRVKVVKNKVAPPFKQAEFDILYGQGISREGGLIDMGVEHGFVRKAGAWYTYEGDQLGQGKENARNFLKDNPDLANEIERKILEKLGVGVRPEDPAAEPAADAAVTAGAPADAAAKSVPAPATKAKTAKAAAAKS; from the coding sequence ATGGCAGGAACCGACCGCGAGAAGGCGCTGGACGCCGCGCTCGCACAGATTGAACGGCAATTCGGCAAGGGCGCGGTGATGCGCCTCGGTGAGCGGCCGAACGAGCCGATCGAGGTGATCCCCACCGGGTCGACCGCGCTCGACGTGGCGCTCGGCGTCGGCGGTCTGCCGCGCGGCCGTGTGGTGGAGGTGTACGGACCGGAGTCCTCCGGTAAGACGACGCTGACGCTGCACGCCGTGGCGAACGCGCAGCGGCTCGGCGGTTCCGTGGCGTTCATCGACGCGGAGCACGCCCTCGACCCGGAGTACGCGAAGAAGCTCGGCGTCGACATCGACAGCCTCATCCTCTCGCAGCCTGACAACGGTGAGCAGGCCCTGGAGATCGTGGACATGCTGGTCCGCTCCGGTGCGCTGGACCTGATCGTCATCGACTCCGTCGCGGCCCTGGTGCCCCGTGCGGAGATCGAGGGGGAGATGGGTGACTCGCACGTGGGTCTGCAGGCGCGTCTGATGAGCCAGGCGCTCCGTAAGATCACCAGTGCGCTGAACCAGTCCAAGACCACCGCGATCTTCATCAACCAGCTCCGCGAGAAGATCGGGGTCATGTTCGGCTCCCCGGAGACCACGACCGGTGGCCGGGCACTGAAGTTCTACGCCTCGGTGCGTCTGGACATCCGTCGGATCGAGACGCTGAAGGACGGCACCGACGCCGTGGGTAACCGCACCCGCGTCAAGGTCGTGAAGAACAAGGTGGCGCCCCCCTTCAAGCAGGCCGAGTTCGACATCCTCTACGGCCAGGGCATCAGCCGCGAGGGCGGTCTGATCGACATGGGCGTGGAGCACGGCTTCGTACGCAAGGCCGGCGCCTGGTACACGTACGAGGGCGACCAGCTCGGCCAGGGCAAGGAGAACGCCCGCAACTTCCTCAAGGACAACCCCGACCTCGCCAACGAGATCGAGAGGAAGATCCTGGAGAAGCTCGGCGTCGGCGTCCGTCCCGAGGACCCGGCGGCGGAGCCCGCGGCCGATGCCGCGGTCACCGCGGGTGCCCCGGCCGATGCCGCGGCCAAGTCGGTGCCGGCTCCCGCGACCAAGGCCAAGACCGCCAAGGCCGCAGCGGCCAAGAGCTAG
- a CDS encoding putative leader peptide, whose product MTDTDVRLWRRVHMDLVRYAGCVCRPSC is encoded by the coding sequence ATGACCGACACCGATGTGCGCCTGTGGCGGAGGGTCCATATGGACCTCGTCCGCTACGCGGGCTGCGTGTGTCGCCCGTCCTGCTGA